One segment of Anguilla anguilla isolate fAngAng1 chromosome 1, fAngAng1.pri, whole genome shotgun sequence DNA contains the following:
- the mex3a gene encoding RNA-binding protein MEX3A, giving the protein MPSLLVLAGIMEKNGGYGGDLAGSGFGSEGLLVPPDEEEDDSRALRVALGQLSLLGLGEAEDGGGAPTTGTLDRSNNNNNHHHNNHTNSVGGGGETGLLPGKSKLCVLYDGSSAETKGRGCNITECVPVPSSEHVAEIVGRQGCKIKALRAKTNTYIKTPVRGEEPVFLITGRKEDVALARREIISAAEHFSMLRASRNKLGVSFSGSAPAPLPGQTTIQVRVPYRVVGLVVGPKGSTIKRIQQQTCTYIVTPSRDRDPVFEITGSPGNAERAREEIEAHIAFRTGGLHDLNNENDCLGPEVGNGGGLESRLQQVWGLQAGPRKPLTSSYRQNFPDGVVGGGDGGGGGGAIYGKGDFPNAGEKPCSYFGSEGTQCWGDPDYPKQVAFYAQQRSKSFGGLPLPLSRLSPGLGEPCGAPGSAPSPHSQARRAHSEPISASAAFPGRLPVADSPPAAARDCMTCFESKVTAALVPCGHNLFCMECAIRICELSHPECPVCHTLVTQAIRIFS; this is encoded by the exons ATGCCTAGCCTGCTGGTTCTAGCAGGGATCATGGAGAAAAATGGGGGCTACGGCGGGGATCTGGCCGGCTCCGGCTTCGGAAGTGAGGGGCTGCTTGTGCCGCCCGACGAGGAAGAAGACGACTCCCGTGCCCTGAGGGTCGCGCTGGGCCAGTTGTCGCTGTTGGGTCTTGGGGAAGCCGAGGACGGCGGCGGGGCTCCCACTACTGGAACACTAGACCGgagtaacaacaacaataaccaccaccacaacAACCACACCAACAGTgttggaggaggtggggagaCTGGGCTTTTGCCAGGGAAGAGCAAGTTATGTGTCCTGTACGATGGTTCCTCAGCTGAAACGAAAGGACGCGGCTGTAACATTACCGAATGTGTCCCTGTGCCCAGTTCTGAACATGTGGCCGAAATAGTAGGGAGACAAG GGTGCAAGATCAAAGCGCTTCGGGCCAAGACCAACACCTACATCAAGACCCCGGTGCGCGGCGAGGAGCCGGTCTTTCTGATCACCGGGCGGAAGGAGGACGTGGCGCTGGCGCGGCGGGAGATCATCTCGGCGGCCGAGCACTTCTCCATGCTGCGCGCCTCGCGGAACAAGCTGGGCGTGTCCTTcagcggctccgcccccgccccgctgccGGGCCAGACCACCATCCAGGTGCGGGTGCCCTACCGGGTGGTGGGGCTGGTGGTGGGGCCCAAGGGCTCCACCATCAAGCGCATCCAGCAGCAGACCTGCACCTACATCGTCACGCCCAGCCGCGACCGCGACCCCGTCTTCGAGATCACCGGGTCGCCAGGCAACGCCGAGCGCGCCCGCGAGGAGATCGAGGCCCACATCGCCTTCCGCACGGGCGGCCTCCACGACCTCAACAACGAGAACGACTGCCTGGGGCCCGAGGTGGGGAACGGCGGGGGCCTGGAGAGCCGGCTGCAGCAGGTGTGGGGGCTACAGGCTGGCCCCCGCAAGCCGCTCACCAGCAGCTACCGCCAGAACTTCCCGGACGGCGTGGTGGGGGGCGGCgacggagggggagggggcggggccatctACGGCAAGGGCGACTTCCCCAACGCCGGCGAGAAGCCCTGCTCTTACTTCGGGTCCGAGGGGACCCAGTGCTGGGGGGACCCCGACTACCCCAAACAGGTGGCCTTCTACGCGCAGCAGCGCTCCAAGAGCTTCGGCGGGCTGCCGCTGCCCCTCAGCAGACTGTCCCCTGGCCTGGGCGAGCCCTGCGGCgcgcccggctccgccccctcgccccactCGCAGGCCCGCCGCGCGCACAGCGAGCCCATCTCCGCCAGCGCCGCCTTTCCTGGCCGGCTGCCCGTGGCGGACTCCCCGCCGGCCGCCGCGCGGGACTGCATGACCTGCTTTGAGAGCAAAGTGACCGCCGCCCTGGTGCCCTGCGGCCACAACCTCTTCTGCATGGAGTGCGCCATCCGAATATGTGAGCTGAGCCACCCTGAGTGCCCCGTCTGCCACACGCTGGTCACGCAGGCCATCCGAATATTCTCCTAA